The Juglans regia cultivar Chandler chromosome 2, Walnut 2.0, whole genome shotgun sequence genome includes a window with the following:
- the LOC108987150 gene encoding probable WRKY transcription factor 53: MENGWSWEQKPLIGELIQGMELVKQLRVQFSTTSSSPETVETLLQRILASYEKALMILRWSGSIGQPQIEGVMAGVPGSPISVNGSLGTDEFDKGIKDHQGTDDISKKRKILPRWTDHVRVRSENGMEGPHEDGYTWRKYGQKDILGAKYPRSYYRCTLRNSQNCWATKQVQRSDDDPNAFDITYRGRHTCSHATNLVPASPSPEKQEQKQYNNNNHNEQERPLDILRDIRSSLRIVTEDLDSKEITYPFSFPSTSFGCMNSENNGFSLSALDRNTLLDCFSSPFLSPATPESNYFAVSPLEKSNFGGVHNEHHFESELTKIISAKASATSSPVLDLDFSLHPVEIEPNFPFDSQPFLS, encoded by the exons ATGGAGAACGGTTGGAGCTGGGAGCAGAAACCACTGATTGGTGAACTAATACAGGGAATGGAGCTAGTGAAACAGTTAAGGGTACAATTTAGTACAACATCGTCATCACCCGAGACCGTAGAGACATTGTTGCAGAGGATATTAGCTTCATATGAGAAGGCTCTTATGATTCTGAGATGGAGTGGCTCGATCGGACAGCCCCAGATTGAAGGAGTAATGGCAGGTGTACCCGGGTCTCCAATTTCTGTCAACGGAAGTCTCGGGACCGATGAATTTGACAAGGGTATCAAGGATCATCAGGGCACTGACGATATCTCAAAGAAGAG GAAGATATTGCCCAGATGGACGGACCATGTGAGAGTGAGATCTGAGAATGGGATGGAAGGACCCCATGAAGATGGCTATACTTGGAGAAAATATGGTCAGAAAGACATCCTAGGAGCCAAATATCCCAG AAGCTACTATAGATGCACATTGCGTAACTCTCAAAACTGCTGGGCGACAAAGCAAGTGCAAAGATCAGATGATGACCCAAACGCATTTGACATCACGTACCGAGGAAGGCACACCTGTTCCCATGCTACCAATTTGGTTCCAGCATCACCATCACCAGAAAAGCAAGAACAGAAAcaatacaacaacaacaatcatAATGAACAAGAGCGACCACTTGACATCCTCAGAGACATTCGAAGCAGTTTGAGGATTGTCACTGAGGACTTGGACAGTAAAGAGATAACATAtcccttctcttttccttccACTTCTTTTGGATGCATGAATAGTGAAAACAATGGCTTTTCACTTTCAGCTCTCGACCGTAACACTCTCCTGGACTGTTTTTCCTCGCCATTTTTATCTCCAGCCACCCCTGAATCAAACTACTTCGCAGTGTCCCCACTCGAGAAGAGCAACTTTGGAGGGGTTCACAACGAGCATCATTTTGAATCGGAACTCACTAAGATAATCTCAGCCAAAGCTTCAGCCACCAGTTCCCCTGTTCTAGACTTGGATTTCTCACTGCACCCAGTGGAAATTGAGCCAAATTTCCCATTTGACTCTCAACCGTTTTTATCTTAA